The Gadus macrocephalus chromosome 1, ASM3116895v1 DNA window gtgtgtgtgtgtgtgtgtgtgtgtgtgtgtgtgtctgtgtgtgtgtgtgtgtgtgtgtgtgtgtgtgtgtgtgtgtgtgtgtgtgtgtgtgtgtgtgtctgtgtctgtttgtgttcatgGTGTCCTCCTCACCCCCATGAGGTGTCCGATGGTGACGGAGAAGCCGATGGACAGAGCGGCGGAGCCCATGCGTCCGTTCCGCCTCTCGTCGGTCACGGCGAACACACAGACCACCAGCTGCATGGTGAGGAACACCTCCACCGTGGTGCCCATGCCCAGGCTGACGCCCGGCTGcaactactcacacacacagggggaagCACTCCGTCAACATGTCTCTGTACGCCTCTATTATGAAGTCGGAGAATAAACATGGATGGAAGTTGGTCCAATGGATTTAGTCGAAATCTCTAATCGGTTCTTATTTTACAACGTTTTCATAATTTTCTATGCCAAATGAAATTACGTTATACCtcaaaataattacaataatattgttttcttattttttctttttttataaaaagaaaataataaaagaaaagtttTGAATCAATTAATCCAttataaaaaattataaaaataaagcaaTCTCCTGATCCGCTGAAACATTCAATATGGCTAcctctcccccctgtcccccctccctgtcccctctcccctgtcccctctcccctctcccctctggccctctcccatctcctctctggccctctcccctctcccctctcccctctcccctctccccatcccctctcccctctcccctctccctctccctctcccctctcccctctccccatcccctctcccctctggccctctccctctcccctctcccctctggccctctccctctggccctctccctctcccctctcccctctggccctctccctctcccctctcccctctggccctctccatctcccccgtccccctcccgcccccctctcAGCTCACCCTCTTACCGTGTTCATGGCCATGTTGCCCCTCATGTTGTTGGGCGTGACCCCGTAGAGCACGGCCGCCCCGGCCACGGCGCCCAGGCACTGGGCGGCCATGTAGAAGACGGCTCTGAACAGGGACATCTGGGAGCCCACCAGGTAGGCGAAGGTGATGGCCGGGTTGATGTGGCCGCCGCTGATGTGCCCTATGGACTGGATGAGGGTGGCGGCGGCCAGGCCGAAGCACAGGGCCACGTGCAGCACGTGGTTGGGGCCCGTGGTCCAGCGCAGCGCGGCGCCCATGCCGAAGAACACGAAGAACATGGTGCCGAAGAACTCGGCGAACACGGCCCGCCAGAAATTCATGGAGCGGAACTCCCACATGCTGGCTGCGTTTGGGGAAGGCCTCGGAAGGGGGAAACGCGGAGCTGTGGaggtgcggcggcggcggtggcggcggcggtggagcgGGAAAAGGCAGATGCACGCCTTTATGGAGTCTCGAACCACGGAAAACAGATAACGCAGGAATGTGTCGGGATCCCTCCTCTTTTGAGTGTGTCGGCACAGAAAGTGCACCGGGTCGAATCCGCTCAGTAGGTCTCTACCGAGCCGTGATGGGGCTTTGGAGAAGTCAAAGTCAGCTTGCCACCCCGTCCACTGGTCGCAAAGACATAGGTGTGAGGAAGGGCTGGAGGGTGGAGTGGAGTGGGTCTCGGGTTGAATGGAGTGTCAGGAAGAGGAGGTACGCATCAGGGCAAAAGGGGCGCTGCTACTGAAGTGGAGACAGGGAAGTGTCCTGTGGACCGTGTAGCCTCTCTGACGGAGGGGAGAGGGCCCGCCTGGGGCTTTATAATACCCCCGAGGGGCCCCACATGACCCTATAATCCCCTCACCCTGTAGGgccaggggccggggggggggcaggccatGCTGGAAACACCAAATTAAACAAActttggaacacacacacacacacacacacacacacataaacacatgcacacacatgaaaacacgcatgcacacacataaacacatgcatgcacacagataaacagcccaactggaggagagggagcagatcAGAGTTGAGTGACACGGAGCGAGAATGAGTTGACAACACACATGGGTGTGATAGTTGAAAGGCAAATAGTTTATAGAGAATCTTTATTGACAGCGAGGGTCATGTTTTTACTTAAGGGGACAGGGCTTAGAGAATTATAGAGCAGATTTTAGTCATTTGAGAGTTAGAATTATGTTGATATGTTATGTACACATATCATCTCTGGAAACCTTGCTGAAATGTACCACAGagaacacatgcatgcatgtttgtgtatgcatgcatgcacgctcaTGCAa harbors:
- the mipb gene encoding major intrinsic protein of lens fiber b — translated: MWEFRSMNFWRAVFAEFFGTMFFVFFGMGAALRWTTGPNHVLHVALCFGLAAATLIQSIGHISGGHINPAITFAYLVGSQMSLFRAVFYMAAQCLGAVAGAAVLYGVTPNNMRGNMAMNTLQPGVSLGMGTTVEVFLTMQLVVCVFAVTDERRNGRMGSAALSIGFSVTIGHLMGMYYTGAGMNPARSFAPAILFRNFLNHWVYWVGPMIGAAMGALLYDFMLFPRMRGLSERLATLKGGRDPETENQQDTRGEPIELKTQAL